A single Scleropages formosus chromosome 4, fSclFor1.1, whole genome shotgun sequence DNA region contains:
- the supv3l1 gene encoding ATP-dependent RNA helicase SUPV3L1, mitochondrial: MAANRYIFLFKRLKRPVCSVSLRRNATFSVLLESPSRRPVSLLRSGGGGSAPLSWTRSISSGNSPRPPDTSLFVPVDIKTDFSEDGSVGAELTQPLDKSELLKVLNRFYKRKEIQKLASENGLDARLFHQAFISFRKYVLETETLAADLHIVLNDICCGAGHIDDIYPYFMRHAKQIFPMLDCMDDLRKISDLRVPANWYPEARSIQRKVVFHAGPTNSGKTYHAIQRYLEAKSGVYCGPLKLLAHEIFEKSNSAGVPCDLVTGEERIFVDPDGQQSGHVACTIEMCSVTTPYEVAVIDEIQMIRDPSRGWAWTRALLGLCAEEIHVCGEAAAINFVTELMYTTGEEVEVRNYERLTPFSLMDHALESLDNLQPGDCVVCFSKNDIYSISRQIEVRGLECAVIYGSLPPGTKLSQAKKFNDPSDPCKILVATDAIGMGLNLSIRRIIFNSLVKPSINEKGEKEMDTITTSQALQIAGRAGRFSSTFKEGEVTTMHRDDLPVLKEIMGRAVDPIETAGLHPTAEQIEMFAYHLPEATLSNLIDIFVSLSQVDGLYFVCNVDDFKFLADMIQHIPLNLRSRYVFCTAPINKKQPFVCTTFLKFARQFSRDEPLTFDWVCRHISWPPMPPKNIKDLAHLEAVHDVLDLYLWLSYRFMDMFPDANRVRDIQREMDEIIQVGVHNITRLIRASEAQSSESLPSTQLQTPPQVQRRLRGSQGRGQPPKDVSGSSTLGSRLVQEGRLTKDLLQQLRREWSEEQMHPARNEQTHSRTGGGKSRADKKKRK, encoded by the exons atgGCGGCGAATCGCTACATATTTCTCTTTAAACGCCTGAAACGCCCCGTTTGCTCCGTCTCTCTACGCAGAAACGCCACCTTTTCTGTGTTACTTGAGAGTCCCTCCAGGCGCCCGGTGTCCCTGCTGCGCTCAGGCGGCGGTGGGAGCGCGCCTCTATCCTGGACTCGAAGTATATCCTCCGGCAACTCGCCCAGACCTCCAGACACGTCTCTTTTCGTGCCCGTTGACATCAAAACGGACTTCTCTGAGGATGGGAGTGTGGGGGCCGAGCTCACACAGCCACTGGACAAAA GTGAACTCCTCAAAGTGCTGAACAGATTCTACAAGCGAAAGGAGATACAGAAGCTGGCGTCTGAAAATGGTCTGGATG CTCGTCTCTTCCACCAGGCCTTCATCAGTTTCAGAAAGTACGTTTTGGAAACGGAGACGCTGGCCGCAGACCTTCACATCGTTCTCAACGACATTTGCTGCGGAGCAG GGCACATAGATGACATCTACCCGTATTTCATGAGACACGCTAAACAGATCTTCCCCATGCTGGACTGCATGGATGACCTGCGCAAGATCAGTGACTTGCGTGTACCAGCTAACTG GTATCCTGAGGCCAGGTCTATCCAGAGGAAGGTGGTATTCCATGCTGGGCCAACCAACAGCGGGAAGACCTACCACGCCATCCAGAGATACCTGGAAGCAAAGTCTGGTGTCTACTGTGGCCCGCTGAAGCTGCTGGCGCACGAGATCTTTGAGAAGAGCAACAGCGCT GGCGTGCCATGTGATCTGGTGACCGGAGAGGAGAGGATATTCGTGGACCCAGACGGACAGCAGTCTGGTCACGTCGCCTGCACCATTGAGATGTGCAGCGTCACGACTCCAT ATGAAGTTGCAGTTATAGATGAGATCCAGATGATCAGAGATCCCTCGAGAGGATGGGCCTGGACGAGAGCCCTCTTGG GCCTGTGTGCAGAAGAGATCCATGTGTGCGGAGAGGCAGCAGCCATTAACTTTGTCACAGAGCTCATGTACACCACaggggaggaggtggag GTTCGCAACTACGAGAGGCTGACCCCCTTCTCCCTAATGGACCATGCTTTGGAATCCCTTGACAACCTGCAGCCGGGCGACTGTGTCGTGTGTTTCAGCAAGAACGACATCTACTCCATCAGCAGGCAGATTGAGGTCCGGGGCCTGGAGTGTGCGGTCATCTACGGCAGCCTTCCACCCG GAACCAAGCTGTCACAGGCAAAGAAATTCAATGACCCATCAGACCCGTGCAAAATCCTCGTTGCCACTGACGCCATTGGAATGGGGTTGAATCT GAGCATCAGGCGCATCATCTTCAACTCCCTGGTGAAGCCCAGCATCAATGAGAAGGGTGAGAAGGAGATGGATACAATCACTACTTCCCAGGCTCTGCAGATCGCGGGCCGAGCGGGTCGCTTCAGCTCCACCTTCAAGGAGGGCGAGGTGACCACGATGCATCGCGATGACCTGCCTGTGCTGAAGGAGATCATGGGTCGGGCTGTGGATCCCATAGAG ACAGCCGGGCTGCACCCAACAGCTGAGCAGATCGAAATGTTTGCCTATCACTTGCCCGAAGCCACTCTCTCCAACCTGATT GACATATTTGTGAGTCTGTCTCAGGTCGATGGACTTTACTTCGTCTGCAACGTCGACGACTTCAAGTTCCTCGCGGACATGATCCAACACATTCCGCTGAACCTGCGCTCGCGATACGTCTTTTGCACTGCGCCTATTAACAAGAAGCAGCCCTTTGTTTGCACCACGTTCTTGAAG TTTGCCAGGCAGTTCAGTCGAGATGAACCCCTGACATTCGACTGGGTGTGCCGTCACATCAGCTGGCCCCCGATGCCACCGAAGAACATCAAGGACTTGGCGCACCTCGAAGCTGTTCATGACGTGTTGGATCTGTACCTGTGGCTAAG CTACCGCTTCATGGACATGTTCCCGGACGCCAACCGGGTGCGGGACATTCAGAGAGAGATGGACGAAATCATCCAAGTTGGCGTGCACAACATCACGCGGCTCATCCGGGCTTCCGAGGCCCAGAGCTCGGAGTCCCTCCCCAGTACGCAGCTGCAGACCCCTCCGCAGGTCCAGCGAAGGCTGCGAGGCTCCCAGGGCCGGGGTCAGCCCCCAAAGGACGTTTCGGGGTCCAGCACACTGGGGTCCCGCCTGGTGCAGGAGGGCCGCCTGACCAAAgacctcctgcagcagctgcgaAGGGAGTGGTCCGAGGAGCAGATGCACCCCGCGAGGAACGAACAGACTCACTCCCGGACAGGTGGGGGCAAAAGCAGAGCagacaagaagaaaaggaaatga
- the vps26a gene encoding vacuolar protein sorting-associated protein 26A, which yields MSFLGSLFGPVCEIDIVLNDAETRKTAELKTEDGKVEKHFLFYDGESVSGKVNLTVKQTGKRLEHQGIRIEFVGQIELFSDKSNTHEFVNLVKELALPGELTQSRSYDFEFMQVEKPYESYVGANVRLRYFLKVTIVRRLSDLVKEYDLIVHQLATYPEVNNSIKMEVGIEDCLHIEFEYNKSKYHLKDVIVGKIYFLLVRIKIQHMELQLIRKEITGIGPSTTTETETVAKYEIMDGAPVKGESIPIRLFLAGYDLTATMRDVNKKFSVRYFLNLVLVDEEDRRYFKQQEIVLWRKAPEKLRKRNFHQRYESPEARPTLSAEQPEM from the exons ATG AGTTTCCTCGGGAGTTTGTTTGGTCCTGTGTGTGAAATTGACATAGTGCTGAATGATGCCGAAACCAGAAAGACGGCCGAGCTCAAGACCGAAGATGGCAAAGTTGAGAAGCACTTCTTATTCTATGATGGAGAGTCTGTTTCCGGGAAG GTGAACCTCACCGTGAAGCAGACTGGTAAGAGACTGGAACACCAGGGCATCCGAATCGAGTTCGTTGGACAAATCG AACTCTTCAGTGACAAGAGCAACACGCATGAGTTCGTGAACCTCGTCAAGGAGCTGGCACTGCCCGGAGAACTGACACAGAGCCGCAGCTACGACTTTGAGTTCATGCAGGTGGAAAAGCCCTACGAGTCCTACGTTGGGGCCAACGTCCGCCTGAG ATATTTCCTGAAAGTGACAATAGTAAGAAGACTGTCGGACTTGGTGAAAGAGTATGACCTCATTGTTCATCAGCTGGCCACGTACCCTGAAGTGAACAACTCCATCAAAATGGAAGTGGGCATTGAGGATTGTCTGCACATAGAGTTTGAGTACAACAAGTCCAA ATACCATCTGAAAGATGTCATTGTGGGAAAAATCTACTTCTTGTTGGTGAGAATCAAAATCCAGCACATGGAACTGCAGTTGATCAGGAAGGAGATCACTGGAATCG GACCTAGCACAACTACTGAGacagagactgttgcaaaatATGAGATTATGGATGGAGCTCCAGTAAAAG GGGAGTCCATTCCCATCCGGCTCTTCTTGGCGGGATATGACCTCACAGCTACCATGAGAGACGTTAACAAGAAGTTCTCTGTGCGGTACTTCCTCAACCTTGTGCTGGTGGATGAGGAGGATAGAAGATATTTCAAACAGCAG gaAATTGTTTTGTGGAGAAAGGCCCCAGAGAAACTAAGAAAACGCAACTTCCACCAGCGCTACGAGTCCCCAGAGGCTCGACCGACACTGTCCGCTGAGCAACCAGAAATGTGA